The following are encoded together in the Salvia hispanica cultivar TCC Black 2014 chromosome 6, UniMelb_Shisp_WGS_1.0, whole genome shotgun sequence genome:
- the LOC125194764 gene encoding pyridoxal 5'-phosphate synthase-like subunit PDX1.2 translates to MIVIALIIHNCGVVSDPTPTRRGISCMADPSLIKEIKQALSIPVMAKARVGHFVEVQILEQIGVDYIDESEELRIADENHFMNKHNFGVKFVCGCRDLGEVLRRVREGSAMIRTQGEIKGFGEYLDYV, encoded by the exons ATGATCGTGATcgcacttataattcacaacTGCGGCGTCGTCTCCGATCCTACTCCGACGCGCCGCGGGATCTCATGCATGGCGGATCCCTCGCTGATCAAGGAGATCAAGCAGGCGCTGTCAATTCCTGTAATGGCGAAGGCGCGCGTCGGCCATTTCGTGGAGGTGCAGATTCTGGAGCAGATTGGGGTCGATTACATCGACGAGAGCGAGGAATTGAGGATCGCCGACGAGAATCACTTCATGAACAAGCACAATTTCGGAGTGAAGTTTGTGTGCGGCTGCCGCGATTTGGGGGAGGTGCTGCGGCGGGTAAGAGAGGGCTCCGCCATGATCCGGACGCAGGGGGAAATCAAGGGGTTTGGGGAAT ATCTTGACTATGTATGA